The Candidatus Dependentiae bacterium genome includes a window with the following:
- a CDS encoding heparinase II/III family protein produces MIEKIGRYVKKAYKLGPRKSAELLAARVAHGIYQRSQKKKALNRELSHSWQSIAKKNNYAETFEIFFAHAAAHLQLDDTQIFLEPIQLENLKNCASNFSHNCFDLLGSGKQCFPKIPWHSDFRCASQNPKEENSFPLIYYKDISIKTGGQRQFIKDIKVPWELSRFQHLATIGKTYELTRDEKYAQSFCDQINDWLENNPVLLGPNWACPMDVAIRAINWIWAFHYFKDSTTISPAFWGKFICSLYDHFNYLEHHWEVYDSRTSNHYFSDLVGYLYLCYFFKPLGKTVQKKAEWCFQECLREFDKQVFDEGTDYEGSTFYHKLITEIVHHIFFIAQNYGFEISNAHQEKFQRMLEFIDWCSFAPSRLIQIGDNDSGKIVTGELPKIHIKNNEHIAHYKNFGISIFKNERIHLSLRHHAYQNRQPSGHHHNDVGSFTLAIDGIPIFVDPGSYIYTPSAYWRNKFRSAQMHNTFGIVGKESVELDNRLFTLDLPENAMHFHENELYTFHDLYAPLRAHRKISVNENEIFITDWWESLSDASGELIPTIWNFIVAPEIEIMQEQNSLVLYSHNKTLGRFVLPNSFTLHDDFYSPSYGAKIATKRIMMQSNKKINEISLFTFSLSRN; encoded by the coding sequence ATGATCGAAAAAATTGGGCGGTACGTAAAGAAAGCATATAAACTCGGCCCAAGAAAATCGGCAGAGCTTCTCGCCGCTCGCGTTGCGCACGGAATATATCAGCGGTCGCAGAAAAAAAAAGCGCTGAATCGTGAGCTTTCTCATTCATGGCAATCGATTGCAAAAAAAAATAATTATGCAGAAACGTTCGAGATTTTTTTTGCACACGCCGCAGCGCACTTGCAATTAGACGATACACAAATCTTTTTAGAGCCGATCCAATTAGAAAATCTAAAAAATTGCGCAAGCAATTTTTCTCATAATTGTTTCGATCTTTTAGGATCTGGAAAACAATGCTTTCCCAAAATTCCGTGGCACAGCGATTTTAGGTGCGCATCTCAAAATCCCAAAGAAGAAAATAGTTTCCCGTTAATTTATTACAAAGACATTTCAATTAAAACTGGCGGGCAACGCCAGTTTATAAAAGATATTAAAGTTCCTTGGGAACTATCGCGCTTTCAGCATTTAGCAACCATCGGAAAAACATACGAATTAACGCGCGATGAAAAGTACGCGCAATCTTTTTGCGATCAAATAAACGATTGGTTGGAAAATAATCCTGTCTTACTTGGCCCCAATTGGGCGTGCCCAATGGATGTTGCTATTCGCGCAATTAATTGGATATGGGCATTTCATTATTTTAAAGATTCAACAACTATTTCGCCAGCGTTTTGGGGAAAATTCATTTGTTCTCTCTATGATCATTTTAATTATCTGGAGCATCATTGGGAAGTGTATGATTCTCGCACTTCGAATCATTATTTTTCAGATTTAGTTGGTTATTTATACCTTTGCTATTTTTTTAAGCCACTTGGCAAAACTGTTCAAAAGAAAGCTGAATGGTGTTTTCAAGAATGTTTGCGCGAATTTGATAAACAAGTTTTTGATGAAGGAACCGATTATGAAGGGTCCACTTTCTATCACAAATTAATTACCGAAATTGTGCATCATATTTTTTTTATTGCGCAAAATTATGGTTTTGAAATTTCAAATGCGCATCAAGAAAAATTTCAACGAATGCTTGAGTTCATCGATTGGTGCAGTTTTGCGCCAAGTCGGTTAATTCAAATTGGTGATAACGACTCAGGAAAAATTGTAACTGGTGAATTACCAAAAATTCACATAAAAAATAATGAGCACATTGCTCATTACAAAAATTTTGGCATTTCGATTTTTAAAAATGAGCGCATTCATCTTTCATTGCGGCATCATGCTTACCAAAATCGGCAACCATCTGGCCATCATCATAATGATGTTGGAAGTTTCACGCTTGCGATCGATGGGATTCCTATTTTTGTCGATCCAGGAAGCTACATCTATACGCCCTCCGCGTATTGGAGAAACAAATTTCGCTCTGCACAGATGCACAACACATTTGGCATCGTAGGAAAAGAGTCTGTTGAGCTTGATAATCGTTTGTTTACGCTCGATTTACCTGAAAATGCGATGCATTTTCACGAAAATGAATTATACACATTTCATGATCTGTATGCGCCGCTGCGTGCGCACAGAAAAATTAGCGTAAATGAAAATGAAATTTTCATAACTGACTGGTGGGAATCACTCAGTGATGCAAGCGGCGAACTAATCCCAACGATATGGAATTTTATCGTGGCTCCAGAAATTGAAATAATGCAGGAACAAAATTCGTTAGTCCTTTACTCCCATAATAAAACTCTTGGGCGTTTTGTGCTCCCCAATTCTTTTACACTACATGATGATTTTTATTCGCCATCATATGGGGCAAAGATTGCTACCAAGCGCATTATGATGCAATCAAATAAAAAAATTAATGAGATTTCTTTATTTACTTTTAGCCTTTCAAGAAATTAA